The window CCTTCTCGCCGACGCTCCCGGACGGCATTCGTGGTGTCCTCGCCGAGCGGCTCCGGGATACGGAGGAGGCCGTCCGCTGGATGGCGCACAAGGCCGTCGTGGCCCTCTCGGATGCGTCGCTGGAGCAGACGCTCGGCGAGATGCTCGCCGCCGGGCCCGTGCCCGAGGACATGGAGGCGTGGGCGCGGGAGCTCCACGAGCTCGCGAAGGCCGCCGTCCGCGGCGATTATACAGGCGACCTCGACACGAAAAACGAGGATTACCTGCGCGACGCGATCCGGCGTGATCTGCCGGAGAAGAAATGGCGCCGCGTGGAGATCGCCGCGGCGAAGCTCCTGTGGAAGGACATGCCGCTCTACGAGCTCGAGGCGGCGGCCGCGTGGGCGCAGGCCGTGGCGGCGACGGGGCGCGTGTGGAAGGCGTATTTCGCGGCGCTCCTGGTCTCGGAGATCGAGCGCTCGCAAGGCCGGGAGGGCCTCGCGGCCGTCGTGCGGGCCGAGATCGAGCCGACGCTGGCCACGCGCGAGGATCTGCCGGCGCGGGAGGACCTGCACCCGATCCTCTGGATCGTGCGGGATCGATTGAACGAAAAACACACGGCCGCCTGCGATCGCGCGCTCGACGCGCTCGACGCGCACGTGAAGAACCTCGAGGCCGAGCGCCTGCTCTTCCGGGCGATATCGATGCGAAGCGGGCCCGAGGGGCGCCCGCTCGCGAAGAAGCTCCGCGACCTCCTGCCGGGGGCGATCACGCCGCTCGTGTTGCTCGCGTATTTGCATGGGTTCGACGACACGAGCGACGAGGCGCTCGCCGACGCCGAGGCGCTCGCGGCGGCCATGATGCAGCGCGAGCTCGCGGCGAAAGGGAAGGCCGATCCGCCTTCGACCGAGATCGCCTCCTTCGACGCGTGGGCCGAGGGGATCCTCGCGTACCAGGCGCGCAGGCCGAAGGACCTCATCCGCGACCACCTGCGTATCCTCCAGAAGCGCGGCGACCACGAGGGCGCCCTGCGCGCCGCCGATCGCGCGATCGCCGCGGACGACTCGGCCCTCGCGTGGCTCGACAAGGGCATGATCCTCACGTCCTCGAAGCGGCACGCGGACGCGATCGTGGCGTACACCGAGGCGATCGCGCGGGTCGACAACGACGGCAAGGTCCTGCTCGGCGGCAGCTACGACGTCGCCTGGTTCAACCGGGCCTGCGAGCGCGCGATCTCGGGCGATCACGAAGGCGCGCTGCGCGACCTCGCCGTCGCCGTCGCGAAGGACGAGCAGTGGATCGACAAGGCGCGGGCCGACGATTATTTCGATTCGGTCCGAAATGACCCGCGCTTCGAGGCGATCCTCTCGGGGACGTTCGAGGCCCCGCCGGAGAGCTCGCCTGCCGGCGCGGCCCTGCCGCCGCCGCCGAAGCCGCCCGAAGCGCGAGACGAGGCCTCCTCGAAGGCGACGAGCGACGAGCTCCCGCCCTGGGAGCGCGACCCCTTCGGCAACCCTTACCTTGACAGCGAGATGGATCGGCGTCTCGGTTACGGCGACGAAGCGGACGAGGACGAGGACGACGACGACGATTCCGGCGCGGACGAAGAGGACGACGAGGGTGACGAGGACGCATTCGACGACGGGGATGACGACGGGGACGATTGAATGAGCGACGGCCCGGGCAACGACGTACTCGCGACGCGCCGGCCGTACCTGGCCACGGCCTTCGTGCTCATCATGGGCAGCCGGATCCTCGGCGCGGCCCTCTCGCCGGTGCTCTTCGCGCATGCGCCTTTGGCCCTGCTCGCGCTCTCGCCTGTCCCGGCGAACCTCGTCCTCGTCGCGGGCGTCACGGGCCCCGCTGCGTACTGGGCCGTCGCGTTGCCCCTCTGCGCCGGGCAATGCCTGCTCGCGTATCTGTTCGGGCGCTCCGAGGGGACACGCGCGCTGCGGTGGCTCGTCGCGCGCGGCGTCGCGTCCGAGGGGCGCGTCGAGCGTATGATGAAGCCGGTGCGGACGAGCGCGCCCCTGCTCGTCCTCGCCGTCCCGGGCCCCATCGCGGCCACCCTCGCGGGCGCGTTTGCTGCTCCGGCGCGGGTCCTCGTGCCCGCGATCGTCCTCGCGCAGAGCCTCTGGGTCGGCATGTGCCGCTTCTTCGGCCAGGCCCTCCTCGGCTGGATCGAGGCCCTGCGGGCGGAGGTCGTGGAGCACGTGTTGCCCTTGACGTTGATCACCGTGGCCATCGCGGCCGTGGTGCATTTCCGCAAGAAATGGGCGAAGCCCAGGGCTTGACGAGGACGCCCCTCTCGCCCGACGCTGCCATCGCCGCGCCATCCCGCGCCTCCCGAGCGACACATCGATGGGACGGACCATTCGAGGACAAAAAGGTTTTACCTACACGTACGTCGAGGGCGAGCAGCCCGTGAACCTGCTCTACCTCGCGGCCGTCTCCGGCGCGGGGTTTTCGCTCGTCGTGCCCGAGCTACGCGGGCGCGCCGCCGGCGACGTCTCGCCCGTCTCGTGGAGCTGCCTCGCGCTCGGCCGCGAGCTCGTCGAGCGGGGGAAGGCGAGCCGGCAAGGCGAGCTCGGGGCGCTCCTCCGCAAGCTCGACGGCGACTTCCTTCGTGTCGACGATCCACACCACGTCTCCCTCGCGTTCGTGCAGGACGCCATGGCCGAGAACGTGGCGACGATCGTCGAGCGCATCGACGCGGAGGCGCGGCTCCCGCTCGAGGCGCTCGTGCTCGTCGGCTCGTCGGGGTATCACCTCGCGCGGGGCGACTGGCCCAAGATGCTCGTCTTCGTCAACGAGTCGCTGCCGCGCGCGAAGCGGCTCGACATGGGCATGCTGCGCGAGGCGCTCGGGAAGGGGCCGGAGGCGCTCGCGCCGCAATGGTCGTCGCTGCGCGGCAAGATCGATTATCTCCCGTTCATGGGCTTCTCGCTCCTTTGCCACGCGGCCCTGCACGATATCGAGGGCCTCGTCGTGCACGAGGACGAGCCCGAGGTCCGTGCCGAGGGCTTCTGGGAGCTCGCGCGGGCCTGGCACGCGTGGGACGCGGCGCCGCGGACCGAGCCCGGCGCTCCCTTCGCGCAGGCCCTCGTCGCCCATTTCGCAGGCCACAAGGCCGAGGCGCGCCGCCTGCTCCTCGCTTGCCAGGAAGCCGGGGAACTACGGGCGGCGCGGTATGTGGCCATGATGCGTTGATCGACGCGCTCGCCCGGCCGCGCACCCATAACGTCCTCTGCGGCATCGTACCCGCGTGAATGCGAGCGCTCCTGCTCCTCCTCACGCTCATCCTCCTCGCGCCCGCCTGCTCGCGTGAGCGGAGCGGACCGCCCGAGCAGCCGCGGGCGCCCGTACGTGTCGTGTTCTCCGAGATCGCGACCGTGCCCATCGAGCTCTCCGCCATTGGTACGGTCGAGCCGTCGGCGAGCGTCTCCTTGCGGCCGCGGGTGACCGGCCTCGTCACGGCCGTGAAATTCCAGGAGGGCGCGGACGTGGCCGCGGGTGACGTGCTCTTCCTCCTCGATCGGCGGCCCTTCGAGGTCGCGCTCCGCGAGGCGCTCTCGAACCTCGAGCGCAGCCGCACGCAGGCGGCGAACGCGAAGGCCGAGGCCGATCGGTATGAAGAGCTCGCGGCCGCGGGCGTGGCGAGCCGGCAAGACGCCGAGCTCCGGCGCGCGGAGGCGCGGGCCGCGGTCGCGGCGGTGGAGGCATTTCGCGCGGCCACGGCCCAGCGGCGGCTCGACCTCGAATACACGACCCTGCGCGCGCCCATCGCCGGGCGGACGGGCAGCATCCTCGTGCGCGAGGGCAATATCGTGCGGGCGAACGAGACCGTGCTCGTCGACATCGCGCGCCTCGCGCCCACGTTTGTCACGTTCACCCTCCCCGAGGCGAGCGTGCCGGCATTGCAGGAGGCCCGCGCGAATGCGACGGAGCCGCTCCCCGTACTCGCCGAGGTGTCGGGTGGCCATTCTGCCGAGGGGATCCTCACGTTCGTCGACAACACGATCGATCGAGCGACGGGCACCTTGCGGCTACGCGCCACCTTCGACAACGACGACCGAGCGCTCTGGCCGGGGCAATTCGTGCAAGCGACCGTGCGGCTCGGCGTGCGGCAGGGCGCGGTCGTCATTCCCTCGGAGGCCCTCCAGACCGGCCCCTCCGGCACGTTCGTCTTCGTGGTCGGCGCGGACGAGACCGCCCAGATGCGGCCCGTGCAAGCGGGCGAGCGCGCGCCCGGCGGGCGGGTCCTCGTGCAATCGGGGCTCGCTGCGGGCGAGCGCGTGGTCACGGACGGGCATTTGCGCATCCGGCCGGGCGCGCCCGTGACCATCGTGGACGGGCGCGTGGAGGAGGAGGCGCGATGAACGTCTCGCGCCCCTTCGTGACGCGGCCCGTGATGACCACGCTCTCCATGCTGGCCATCGTGATCTTCGGCATCGCCGGGTTTCGCGCGCTCCCGGTGAGTGATCTGCCGAATGTCGATTTTCCGACCATCGCCGTGACGGCCACGCTCCCGGGCGCGAGCCCGGAGACCATGGCCGCGGCCGTGGCGACGCCGCTCGAGCGGCGGTTCTCGACCATCGCCGGCGTCGACGCGATGACCTCGACCTCGGGCCTCGGCAGCACGCAGATCGTGCTCCAGTTCGATCTCACGCGCGACATCGACGCCGCGGCGCTCGACGTGCAATCGATGATCGCGCGCGCCGCGCGGGATCTGCCGCCCGACATGCCCACGCCGCCGAGCTTCCAGAAGGTGAACCCGGCGGAGTCGCCCATCCTCTACCTCGCGCTCCGCAGCGAGACCTTGCCGCTCTCGGAGGTCTCCGAATACGCGGAGACCACGATCGCCCAGCGTGTCTCGATGATCCCCGGCGTCGCGCAGGTCCTCGTCTGGGGCTCGCAGAAATATGCCGTGCGTATCCGGCTCGATCCGCGGGCGCTCGCCTCGCGGGAGATCGGCATCGACGAGGTCGCCGCCGCCGTCGCCCGCGAGAACGTGAATCTACCGACGGGCGTGCTCGAAGGCCCGGACCGCGCATACGTGATCCAGGCGAGCGGCGGCCTGCTCCGGGCGAGCGCGTTCCGGCCGATCATCGTGGCGTATCGCGACGGCGCGCCCGTCCGGCTGGAGGAGCTCGGTACCGTCCTCGACAGCGTCGAGAACGTCCGCGTCGAGAGCCATTACAATGGCGATCGCTCCATCGTCCTCGCCTTGCAGAGGCAGCCGGGCTCGAACACCGTCGCCGTCGTCGACGCCGTGCGGGAGCTCCTGCCCGACCTGCGCGCCGAGATCCCCGCCGCCGTCGAGATTGACACGCTCTACGATCGTTCGGTCTCCATCCGCGAATCGGTCGCCGACGTCGAGCACACGCTTCTCATCACGATCGGCCTCGTCGTGCTGGTCATCGGTATCTTCTTGCGGGATCTGCGCTCGACCCTCGTGGCGAGCCTCGCGCTTCCGATCTCGCTCATCGGCACGTTCGCGGGCATGTGGGCGCTCGACTATAGCCTCGACAACCTCTCGCTCCTCGCGCTCACGCTCAGCGTGGGCTTCGTCGTCGACGACGCGATCGTCGTCCTCGAGAACGTCTTCCGGCACCTCGAGATGGGGAAAAAGCCGCTCCAGGCGGCGCTCGACGGCGCGGGCGAGATTGGCTTCACGGTCGTGTCGATGACGACCTCGCTCGTCGCGGTCTTCGTCCCGGTGCTCTTCCTCGGCGGGATCGTGGGGCGCCTGCTCCGCGAGTTCGCCGTGACCATGAGCATCGCGATCCTCGTCTCCGGCGTGGTCTCGTTATGCCTCACGCCCATGCTGGCGAGCCGGTTCTTGCGGTTGAAATCGAAAAAAAAACACGACGAGGCGCGCGCCGCGACGACGGGCAGGCTGGACCGGGCGTATGCAAGGAGCCTCGGCTTCGTCATGCAGCACAGGTTCGCGACGCTCGTCGTATCGTTTTTGCTGCTCGGGGGGACGATCGTGCTCGGCGTGATCGTGCCGAAGGGCCTCTTTCCGAGCGAGGACACGGGGCAAATCTTCGCGCAGACACGCGCCGCGCAGGGCACCTCGTTCGAGGCGATGAGCGAATACCAGGCGGCCGCGGCGGCGATCGTGCGAGAGCACCCGGCCGTCCGGCACGTGATGTCCTCCCACGGCGGCTCCAACACGGGCCGCCTCTTCATTCGATTGAAGGATCGGGACGAGCGTGATCAAAAACCAGAGGAGGTGATCGCCGACCTCCGCCCGAAACTCGCCGCGCTCCCGGGGCTCGGCGTGTACATGCAAAACCCGCCGTCCATCCGCCTCGGCGGTCAGCTCACGCGTGGGCTCTTTCAATTCACGTTGACGGGCACGGACACGGACGAGCTCTACGACGCGGCGGCGGAGCTCGAGCAGGAGATGCGAAACGTCCCCGGTCTCGTCGACGTGACGAGTGATCTCGAGCGGCGGACGCCCGAGGTCGAGCTCGTCATCGACCGGGATCGGGCGGCCACGCTCGGCGTCTCGGCGCGTAGCATCGAGGAGGCGCTTTTTTCGGCATACGCGGGCCGGCTCGTCTCGACCATTTACGCGGAGGCGAACCAGTACTCCGTGCTCCTCGAGGTCGATCCACGCTTCGCCCGCGATCCGAGCGCGCTCGGGCTGCTCTACGTGCGCGCAGCGGGCGGCGAGCTCGTGCCGCTCAGCGCCATTTCGCGGATCGAGGAGGGGACGGGTCCACTCAGCGTCAGCCACCTCGGGCAATTACCCGCCGTGACGATCTCCTTCAACCTGGCCGAAGGGGCGCCGCTCGGCGAGGCCGTCGCGGGCGTGTCGGCGCTCGCGCGGGAGCGATTGCCCGACACCATCACGACGCAATTCCAGGGCAGCGCGAAGGTCTTCCGCGAATCCCTGGGCGGGCTCGGCTTCCTGCTCATACTCGCCATCCTGGTGATCTACGTGGTACTCGGCATCCTCTACGAGAGCTTCATCCACCCGATCACAATCCTCTCGGGCCTACCCTCGGCAGGCTTCGGCGCGCTCTGCGCGCTGCTCCTGCTCGGCGAGGAGCTCAACGTATATTCATTCGTCGGCGTGCTCTTGCTCGTGGGTATCGTGAAAAAAAACGCGATCATGATGATCGATTTCGCGCTGGAGGCAGAGCGACGCGACAAAAAGCCCGCAGCGGAGGCGATCGTGGAAGGAGCAAGAATCCGCTTCCGGCCAATCATGATGACCACGATGGCAGCACTCGCGGGCGCATTGCCGATCGCGCTCGGGTTCGGCGCGGGCGCCGAGGCACGACGTCCACTCGGCATCGCAGTGGTCGGCGGGCTCGTGGTGTCGCAACTCTTGACGCTCTACATCACGCCGGTCATCTACACGTACCTCGACGCAGCAGGCGCACGTGTGACTCAAGCCTTCGCGCGGCGGAAGGCACGCGCGACGAGCGCGACATAACCAATCTGGATCAACATGGGCACGCCAAAGCTGACGACCCCACTCCAGCGATCATTCCGCGGATGATAAATCCCGCCAGCCTCGGCGGCCACCATGAAGACGAGGACCGTGACGAACGCAATCGGAAGGTTCATCACGAGCGCGAGCGGAAACCGTCGATGGTCGCCAATGACATGAAACGCACGCATGCCAGCGAGGCTGAGCAGGCCAACGACGCCAATCGGGAGCGCAAGGAACGCGACAGCGACGAGCGACATGACAGCACAAGGGCCATTCGCGAACATGTGCGAGCAGCCCGGATCAGCAAGCGCCGCGGCAGGCGCGAGCAGGGCGAGCAAGGCGGCCGCGAGGGCAAGGGGGCGAGGCATGGGGGCGTTGTAGCCTTCTTTGGCGGGCATCTCCAGGGGCTCGGCTGGCGGGCGTGGGAGCCGGGGCGCTGCCCCGGACCCCGCGGGGGCTACGCGCCCCTCGACCCGCGCCAGGGCAAGCCCTGGACTGGGGGTTGAAAAACTGCGCTCCGCGCAGTTTTTCAAACAGGCCGGCGAAGAGGCCGGGTTGCCAGCAGAACCAGCAGCGCGGCTGTTTTGGTTGGCAGGGGCGTTTTTGGTCTTGATTGCGGCTGTTCGATGAACTGCGCGGAGCGCAGTTCATCGACCACGGGTCCAGCGCTTGCGCTGGTCCGGGTCCAGGGGTGGACAACCCCTGGTCGGGCCTGGGGCGAAGCCCCAGCGAGGCGGTTCAGCTCGCGACCTCAGGGCGATTGCGTGGGGTCGGCGGGCGATTGCGTGGGGTCGGCGGCGGGGAGGTCGGTTTCTTCGGGCAGGCCTGCGCGGCGGCGGGCTGTGGGTTTCACGCGGTCGGCGAGGGTCTGGCGGTCGGCAAGGGTGAAGAGCAGGGATGTGAGGTCGGCGATCACGGGATAGCGGCGGCCCCAGGTTTCGAGCTCGGTGTTTTTCTTGTCGAGTGTTGATTGTGCTTCGCGCTTCTCGCGTTCGACGTCGCCGAGGGAGTTTTCGACGGCCTTTGCGGCGGCCTTCAGGTCGTCGGCGGCGACCACGGGATCGATGCTGAGGCCCTTCATCTTGGGTTGTTCGACGAGCGGGCGCGTGCGGAGGAGCTTCT of the Polyangium spumosum genome contains:
- a CDS encoding TPR end-of-group domain-containing protein, translated to MSEQVVYFLREDASLRSFFEGVAREGFQVVRRAPRRGDAAPFWTIDMGEGRYMLLVDFPLFGVRYIDWKSGRPMPAWLESAVVRRGADELAARAREARSPEEKIATLCEAVAAFSPTLPDGIRGVLAERLRDTEEAVRWMAHKAVVALSDASLEQTLGEMLAAGPVPEDMEAWARELHELAKAAVRGDYTGDLDTKNEDYLRDAIRRDLPEKKWRRVEIAAAKLLWKDMPLYELEAAAAWAQAVAATGRVWKAYFAALLVSEIERSQGREGLAAVVRAEIEPTLATREDLPAREDLHPILWIVRDRLNEKHTAACDRALDALDAHVKNLEAERLLFRAISMRSGPEGRPLAKKLRDLLPGAITPLVLLAYLHGFDDTSDEALADAEALAAAMMQRELAAKGKADPPSTEIASFDAWAEGILAYQARRPKDLIRDHLRILQKRGDHEGALRAADRAIAADDSALAWLDKGMILTSSKRHADAIVAYTEAIARVDNDGKVLLGGSYDVAWFNRACERAISGDHEGALRDLAVAVAKDEQWIDKARADDYFDSVRNDPRFEAILSGTFEAPPESSPAGAALPPPPKPPEARDEASSKATSDELPPWERDPFGNPYLDSEMDRRLGYGDEADEDEDDDDDSGADEEDDEGDEDAFDDGDDDGDD
- a CDS encoding efflux RND transporter periplasmic adaptor subunit, with product MRALLLLLTLILLAPACSRERSGPPEQPRAPVRVVFSEIATVPIELSAIGTVEPSASVSLRPRVTGLVTAVKFQEGADVAAGDVLFLLDRRPFEVALREALSNLERSRTQAANAKAEADRYEELAAAGVASRQDAELRRAEARAAVAAVEAFRAATAQRRLDLEYTTLRAPIAGRTGSILVREGNIVRANETVLVDIARLAPTFVTFTLPEASVPALQEARANATEPLPVLAEVSGGHSAEGILTFVDNTIDRATGTLRLRATFDNDDRALWPGQFVQATVRLGVRQGAVVIPSEALQTGPSGTFVFVVGADETAQMRPVQAGERAPGGRVLVQSGLAAGERVVTDGHLRIRPGAPVTIVDGRVEEEAR
- a CDS encoding efflux RND transporter permease subunit, producing MNVSRPFVTRPVMTTLSMLAIVIFGIAGFRALPVSDLPNVDFPTIAVTATLPGASPETMAAAVATPLERRFSTIAGVDAMTSTSGLGSTQIVLQFDLTRDIDAAALDVQSMIARAARDLPPDMPTPPSFQKVNPAESPILYLALRSETLPLSEVSEYAETTIAQRVSMIPGVAQVLVWGSQKYAVRIRLDPRALASREIGIDEVAAAVARENVNLPTGVLEGPDRAYVIQASGGLLRASAFRPIIVAYRDGAPVRLEELGTVLDSVENVRVESHYNGDRSIVLALQRQPGSNTVAVVDAVRELLPDLRAEIPAAVEIDTLYDRSVSIRESVADVEHTLLITIGLVVLVIGIFLRDLRSTLVASLALPISLIGTFAGMWALDYSLDNLSLLALTLSVGFVVDDAIVVLENVFRHLEMGKKPLQAALDGAGEIGFTVVSMTTSLVAVFVPVLFLGGIVGRLLREFAVTMSIAILVSGVVSLCLTPMLASRFLRLKSKKKHDEARAATTGRLDRAYARSLGFVMQHRFATLVVSFLLLGGTIVLGVIVPKGLFPSEDTGQIFAQTRAAQGTSFEAMSEYQAAAAAIVREHPAVRHVMSSHGGSNTGRLFIRLKDRDERDQKPEEVIADLRPKLAALPGLGVYMQNPPSIRLGGQLTRGLFQFTLTGTDTDELYDAAAELEQEMRNVPGLVDVTSDLERRTPEVELVIDRDRAATLGVSARSIEEALFSAYAGRLVSTIYAEANQYSVLLEVDPRFARDPSALGLLYVRAAGGELVPLSAISRIEEGTGPLSVSHLGQLPAVTISFNLAEGAPLGEAVAGVSALARERLPDTITTQFQGSAKVFRESLGGLGFLLILAILVIYVVLGILYESFIHPITILSGLPSAGFGALCALLLLGEELNVYSFVGVLLLVGIVKKNAIMMIDFALEAERRDKKPAAEAIVEGARIRFRPIMMTTMAALAGALPIALGFGAGAEARRPLGIAVVGGLVVSQLLTLYITPVIYTYLDAAGARVTQAFARRKARATSAT